The following proteins come from a genomic window of Micromonas commoda chromosome 2, complete sequence:
- a CDS encoding predicted protein: protein MAGPAGSSPAEGPAPVASAVASEPGDRGVGGGTAPPDPDDPSKKNATLEGTSGRDVEYEFAVSELESMRIPGTSDYATIQTYNTLKRMGLRSVDVQPETMKRALSAMMAGDGTEVPLSMRTTTRTGFDPQTKGSTGKDKAEPPRALLYSPPVNALKRAAGVRRQVAARVEKLAKDPDEMGALEKRLRAASLKSADARAKDTGVDHIASHVASLVKHRKEAREAATAARREAREERARTVKERAVAASLEKANRTAANLRRKETKKEREAQEARLRAEAVAKAEREAEREAETKKERVRTRWRRARRLALASRPPPERAAALRMEEARDGAARVIQRWWRGCVSRVAVRERIRAALFIRDRLWMWYHRRRRREAAENIRAFLEDVGKGNEIVRRLHQLRRACATIQTAYRSAFRVMPDQVDSFVVHWTFYERYLHTSRAVAAEQKKGKGEGVDFVRRRRACVQGFRMENVRQYDEVDARQLVPVDIKARLVKKFLKQRRRQRGKDWTAYKDALDAWRKNSLRETKLEMARSVMRGNEVRMDDLEREIASKKPVMVRRRVLMNVDELAKIHAEGEKERLRIYSGSL from the exons ATGGCGGGTCCAGCCGGTTCGAGCCCCGCGGAAGGACCGGCACctgtcgcgtccgcggtcgcgtccgaACCCGGCGATCGAGGGGTTGGGggagggacggcgccgcccgacccGGATGACCCTTCCAAGAAAAACGCGACTTTAGAGGGAACGAGTGGACGCGACGTGGAGTACGAGTTCGCCGTGAGCGAACTGGAATCCATGCGCATCCCGGGCACCAGCGACTACGCCACGATCCAGACGTACAACACGCTCAAGCGCATGGGTCTGAGGAGCGTGGACGTCCAGCCGGAGACCATGAAGAGGGCGTTGTCCGCCATGATGGCCGGGGACGGCACCGAGGTGCCGCTCTCGatgcggacgacgacgcggaccgGGTTCGACCCGCAGACCAAGGGATCGACCGGGAAGGACAAGGCcgaacccccgcgggcgctgCTCTACTCGCCCCCGGTGAACGCCctgaagcgcgccgcgggggttcgcCGACAGGTGGCGGCACGGGTGGAGAAGCTGGCGAAGGATCCCGACGAGAtgggcgcgctcgagaaaAGGCTCcgagccgcgtcgctcaaatccgccgacgccagggcCAAGGACACCGGCGTGGACCACATCGCCTCGCACGTCGCCTCGCTCGTCAAGCACAGGAAggaggctcgcgaggcggccaccgcggcgcgacgcgaggcacgcgaggAACGGGCGCGAACGGTGAAGGAACGAGCCGTCGCGGCTTCACTCGAAAAGGCTAACAgaaccgccgcgaacctGCGTCGAAAGGAGACCAAGAAGGAACGGGAGGCGCAGGAGGCGCGtctgcgcgcggaggcggtcgcgAAAGCGGAGAGAgaggcggagagggaggcggagaccAAGAAGGAACGGgtgcggacgcggtggagacgcgcgcggcgtctgGCGTTGGCttcgaggccgccgcccgagcgagccgccgcgctgcgcatggaggaggctcgcgacggcgccgcgcgagtgATCCAGCGGTGGTGGCGCGGGTGCGTGTCCCGCGTGGCGGTGCGCGAACGGATCCGCGCGGCTCTGTTCATCCGGGATAGGCTCTGGATGTGGTATcacaggcggcggcggcgggaggcggcggagaacaTCCGGGCGTTTCTGGAAGACGTCGGGAAAGGAAACGAAATCGTGCGGCGTTTACACCAGCTCaggcgcgcgtgcgcgacgatccAGACGGCGTACCGCAGCGCGTTTCGGGTCATGCCCGACCAGGTGGACTCGTTCGTCGTGCACTGGACCTTTTACGAGCGGTACCTTCACacgtcgagggcggtggcggcggagcagaAGAAGGGCAAAGGGGAAGGGGTCGACTTTGTTCGCCGGCGCAGGGCGTGCGTCCAGGGGTTCAGGATGGAGAACGTTCGCCAAtacgacgaggtggacgcgcggcAGCTCGTGCCGGTGGACATCAAGGCGCGGCTCGTCAAGAAATTTTTGAAGCagcgccggcggcagcgcgGCAAGGACTGGACCGCGTACAAGGACGCTCTCGACGCGTGGAGGAAAAATTCCCTCCGCGAGACCAAGCTCGAGATGGCCAGGAGCGTGATGCGGGGTAACGAGGTGCGGATGGACGACCTGGAGAGAGAGATTGCGAGTAAGAAGCCGGTGAtggtgcggcggcgggtgctgATGaacgtggacgagctcgccaagatacacgcggagggcgagaaGGA GCGATTACGGATTTATTCCGGCTCTCTCTGA
- a CDS encoding predicted protein — MDREMRRDDPAGPSAPPPDLRDLLSRRHRATAPAGFRPHALDQRLLGAGGAIPESLPLSFVLVLAPGGFAIQKPPASTEEMTGPAPSLKDALEAAGTMLHPYDRSSRSLLQAVDAGRMPSGLLDGIPLKYVDGAALCEVRDYRGRSELRLAAACRRYVAVLHPTAATVAADAEELCAQLDVVAPVTGRGYWARLAGVDDVFGARSDARDGSAAVQHPSLPGTPAGGAKRKAAGAAAGSGSGSGEKSRREREADAAARAAAQLCRRLAVEGALLTATSAPLCLDPDPAVAASRRSMTAAYAAPARAAAAATLCWSRRTRPPYRVPAGADEPPIAAAAAREWRKRRRWLAEPAELQPSLGPDSGFEWYERGVGRGDAREWAERAQGAEGAEGAEGADTNSGGGARWACYGDVEESPLADPLRGRTLWGAPEAAAMPPPARPIAAAAARWHVEDQPRADRTDDDDRGGAAGGDAPPRPHVRPGWSCAGTVPAAMIAAAAAEASAMNRRDEEDGGAGAGSTGVTRVPTHPATPAAVVVKTEVESEVDVEREGTYPAAGGPSSPSNLADVLERERVGGEEDPDGYDDRDEPGVDPSLDGGHLRLRADKRAIGWRVVADPGSIAARALESRKRRRDAAAADVNGVAGGTGVQPVRFKKGPGAALDASAAPASLALVDTKQTVLLQHYDPEWAANLDPKVKESIRPLRYVGCAIRDPHEKAPESESAYGVDVKQAAVTDPQTNNGPNGNVDLHFRMDVGPGSVTQALKDAAPASEEEPVIFELPPFTSKDHAGRFVLAFHKQATKEGLVHFRPPGGSMAVPTLGTVGNAIDPSKPPSRPGSAPPQTQPPTQAGSQQQQQQQRVLQQQRSLDQARAQAREMLIHQGGMSNS; from the coding sequence ATGGATCGCGAgatgcgtcgcgacgatcccgccgGCCCGTCGGCCCCGCCCCCGGACCTCCGCGACctcctcagccgccgccatcgcgcgaccGCACCCGCGGGTTTCCGGCCGCACGCGCTGGACCAGCGcctgctcggcgccgggggcgcgatcCCGGAATCGCTCCCGCTCTccttcgtcctcgtcctcgccccggGCGGGTTCGCCATTCAGAAACCCCCCGCGAGCACCGAGGAGATGAccggccccgcgccgagcctgAAAGACGCGCTGGAGGCCGCGGGCACCATGCTCCATCCCTACGATCGATCCTCCCGATCGCTTCTCCAGGCGGTTGACGCCGGGCGCATGCCCTCgggcctcctcgacggcatCCCGCTCAAgtacgtcgacggcgccgcgctgtgcGAGGTGCGCGATTATAGGGGTAGAAGCGAACTCCGTCTCGCGGCCGCGTGCAGGCGCTACGTCGCGGTGCTGcaccccaccgccgccaccgtcgccgcagacgccgaggagctctgcgcgcagctcgacgtcgtcgcgccggtcaCCGGGCGCGGGTACTGGGCCAGACTGgccggcgtggacgacgtgttcggggcgaggagcgacgcgcgggatggatccgcggcggttcaGCATCCGTCCCTCCCGGGCacgccggcggggggggcgaagaggaaggcggcgggggcggcggcgggatcggggtcggggtcgggggaGAAgtcgaggcgcgagcgcgaggcggacgcggcggcgcgcgcggcggcacagctgtgcagGAGGCTcgcggtcgagggcgcgctcctcacggcgacgtccgcgccgctgtGCCTGGACCCGGatcccgcggtggcggcgtcgaggcggtcaatgacggcggcgtacgcggcgcccgctcgagcggcggcggcggcgacgctgtgCTGGTCCCGGCGAACCCGCCCGCCGTACCGCGTCCCAGCGGGTGCGGACGAGCCCCCGatagcggcggcggcggcgagggagtgGCGGAAAAGGCGGAGGTGGCTCGCGGAGCCGGCGGAGCTGCAGCCGTCCCTCGGGCCCGATTCGGGGTTTGAGTGGTACGAGCgaggcgtcgggcgcggggacgcgcgcgagtggGCCGAGCGGGCccagggtgccgagggtgccgagggtgccgagggtgccgacaccaacagcggcggcggggcccgGTGGGCGTGctacggcgacgtcgaggaatCGCCGCTCGCGGATCCGCTGAGGGGGCGGACGCTGTGGGGCGCGccagaggcggcggcgatgcctccgcccgcgaggcccatcgccgccgccgccgcgaggtggcACGTCGAGGACCAGCCCCGGGCGGACCgtaccgacgacgacgaccgcggcggcgccgccgggggtgacgcgccgccgaggccgcacGTGCGACCCGGGTGGTCGTGCGCGGGTaccgtgcccgcggcgatgatcgcggcggcggcggcggaggcgagcgcgatgaatcgtcgggacgaggaggacggaggcgccggcgcgggttcgacgggGGTGACTAGGGTGCCGACAcatccggcgacgcccgccgccgtcgtcgtcaagaCCGAGGTCGAGAGCGAGGTTGACGTCGAGCGGGAGGGGACCTACCCGGCGGCCGGGGGTCCGAGCTCGCCCTCAAACCTCGCGGATGTTCTGGAACGAGAacgggtcggcggcgaggaggaccccGACGGCtacgacgaccgcgacgagcccggcgtGGACCCAAGCCTGGACGGCGGTCACCTGCGTTTGCGCGCGGACAAGCGGGCGATCGGGTGgagggtcgtcgccgaccccgggtccatcgcggcgcgcgcgctggagagCCGCAAGCgcaggcgcgacgcggcggcggctgatgtaaatggcgtcgccggcggaaCCGGTGTTCAACCGGTGAGGTTTAAGAAGggtcccggcgcggcgctggacgcgtccgccgcgccggcgtcgctcgcgctcgtggacaCCAAGCAAACCGTGCTGCTGCAGCACTACGACCCGGAGTGGGCCGCCAACCTCGACCCCAAGGTTAAGGAATCGATTCGACCGCTCCGGTACGTCGGGTGCGCCATTCGAGATCCGCACGAGAAAGCACCGGAGAGCGAGAGCGCctacggcgtcgacgtgaagcaagcggcggtgacggaccCGCAAACAAACAACGGGCCGAACGGTAACGTCGATCTGCATTTTAGGATGGACGTCGGCCCCGGGTCGGTCACGCAGGCGCtcaaggacgccgcgccggcgtcggaggaggaaccGGTGATTTTTGAGTTGCCGCCGTTTACGAGCAAGGACCACGCCGGGCGGTTCGTCCTCGCGTTTCACAAGCAGGCGACGAAAGAGGGTCTGGTGCACTTCCGCCCGCCCGGAGGGAGCATGGCTGTGCCCACGCTGGGCACGGTGGGGAACGCGATCGACCCGTCCAAGCCGCCGAGCAGGcccgggtcggcgccgccgcagacgCAACCACCGACTCAGGCAGGCTcacagcagcagcagcagcagcagcgggtGCTGCAGCAGCAGAGGAGCCTGGACCAGGCGCGGGCGCAAGCCAGGGAGATGCTGATCCACCAGGGAGGGATGTCGAACAGCTAG